CGCGTCCATGTCGATGCCGCGCATGGAGTCCAGCACGTCCGGGTCGTTCGTCGTTGCGAGGGCGACGGGAACGCCCAGTCTGCGCAACGCGCGGATGTAGGCCTCGGCGCCGGGGCGTAACCGGGCCTCGTCCCTATAGAGCGCGCGTCCCATGGCATTCCACTCGTCGCAGATTTCTTGCACGGACTCGCGCAGTCCAAAGCGCTCGATGGTGTAGCGCGCGCCAGCCTCGAAGCCCAGTGCGGAGAGCGTGCGTGCGTAGTCTGGTGGAACCTGGAAGCCGCGCGACCCCAAGAACGCCACGTCCACCTTGCGCCACAGGTCCGCGGTATCGGATATCGTTCCGTCGAAGTCGAATATCGCCGCCCCAAAGCGCGGAGGCCACAGCGCCGCGGGGGCCCTGCCCGCAAGCCACGGCGCCCTTGCGGCTCCCGGCGTCTTGGTCCTTCTCGCCGCGTCGTGTTGGGATGAGTCCATGGGAGCCTCCGTCGATTGGTGTGTGGGTTGCGCGTGTGGGCGGCCTGCGCCTCGTGCAAGCTCGACGCGTGCGCGCGCGACTGCCGTGAAATATGCTAGTCTATCGTGCGTCCTGCGCGGGTACAAACGCCCGCCGAGCAGTTCGGGTCCTAAATCCTGCTCGTTAAACCTAAAACCAAAGGAGATACTCGCATGTTTAGGGACTTTTTCAGGGATTATCGGCTTCTGCTGCGCAACGTGCCCAGCACAAACGTCACGCTCTTCGTGCTGAGCGTCGTTCTCATGAACCTGCTGGCCAACAAGGAGCTCGTCTCGCTTCCGTACCTTGCGCTGGACTGCGGCATCACGCTCAGCTGGGTCTCGTTCCTCTGCATGGACATGATCACCAAGCGCTTTGGGGCAAAGGCATCCATCAAGATCTCCGTGTTCGCGCTCGCATGCAACCTTGCGGTTGTCGCGCTGTTGTGGCTTGTCAGCCTCGCGCCCGGCCACTGGGGCGCATACTACTCCTCCGGGCTCGCCCCCGTGGACGCGGGCCTCAACGCCACGTTCGGTGGCAGCTGGTACGTGGTCCTTGGCAGCTCGATCTCCATGCTCCTCTCGTCCGTCACCAACTCCCTGCTCAACCAGTTCATTGGCAGCAAGTTCGTGAAGGATAACTTCGGCACGTTCGCCGCGCGATCCTACACGTCCACCCTCGTGGGTCAGCTCGTCGACAACCTCACGTTCGCCATCATCGTCAGCCACACGTTCTTCG
This sequence is a window from Parafannyhessea umbonata. Protein-coding genes within it:
- a CDS encoding VUT family protein, translating into MFRDFFRDYRLLLRNVPSTNVTLFVLSVVLMNLLANKELVSLPYLALDCGITLSWVSFLCMDMITKRFGAKASIKISVFALACNLAVVALLWLVSLAPGHWGAYYSSGLAPVDAGLNATFGGSWYVVLGSSISMLLSSVTNSLLNQFIGSKFVKDNFGTFAARSYTSTLVGQLVDNLTFAIIVSHTFFGWTWIQVLGCSVTGALVELLCEVVLSPIGFRVVRQWERDGVGQAYLDAQGEKNAASAAVVDAAVAREA
- a CDS encoding HAD family hydrolase, whose translation is MDSSQHDAARRTKTPGAARAPWLAGRAPAALWPPRFGAAIFDFDGTISDTADLWRKVDVAFLGSRGFQVPPDYARTLSALGFEAGARYTIERFGLRESVQEICDEWNAMGRALYRDEARLRPGAEAYIRALRRLGVPVALATTNDPDVLDSMRGIDMDALFEARVHGKDVPVPKSKPDIYLEAAQRLGAAPEDCIVFEDITVGIRSARCAGMLTCGVRSNDPTQDAEEVRAAADLFLDDWRDIAL